From Asterias rubens chromosome 20, eAstRub1.3, whole genome shotgun sequence, one genomic window encodes:
- the LOC117304011 gene encoding retinol dehydrogenase 8-like, which translates to MVAIVTLITGCSTGMGFSTAVHLAKASSREFKVYATMRNLSKKDNLETAAGDTLNKRLFIRELDVTKKETITSVVDEIMRENGRIDVVFNNAGFSRFDASMFQEITPESLALDKDMMDTNFWGPMQVLQAVLPIMKKQRAGRIINNSSVAGVAGSPFLGMYSASKFALEGFSESVAPVLRKAYNIRIILIEPGPVYTQPHTTIMQESGFKPEYICSSWDNVSQKLFIDFWNKEFYPEIKIAQQPEEIAELVERVILTENPHLRYQTSALQTEKVAAKMVDPTGDTGLKERQTFK; encoded by the exons atggttGCAATTGTAACACTAATAACCGGTTGCTCGACTGGAATGGGGTTCTCCACTGCTGTGCATCTTGCTAAGGCGTCCAGCCGAGAGTTTAAG GTGTACGCTACAATGAGAAACCTGTCTAAAAAGGATAATCTGGAAACAGCCGCCGGGGACACTCTGAATAAAAGGTTGTTCATCCGGGAACTTGACGTTACCAAAAAGGAAACCATCACGTCTGTAGTGGACGAGATTATGCGAGAAAATGGGCGAATAGACGTTGTTT TTAACAATGCTGGATTTAGTCGGTTCGACGCCTCTATGTTCCAAGAAATCACGCCAGAATCCTTGGCGTTAGACAAAGATATGATGGATACAAACTTCTGGGGCCCGATGCAGGTCCTTCAAGCCGTCTTACCTATCATGAAGAAACAGAGGGCAGGAAGAATCATAAATAATTCTAGCGTTGCCGGCGTGGCAG GAAGCCCCTTTCTTGGTATGTACTCGGCATCAAAGTTTGCCCTTGAAGGTTTCTCAGAGAGTGTCGCACCAGTGCTTCGCAAAGCATACAATATCAG AATCATATTAATAGAGCCCGGACCAGTCTACACCCAACCCCATACCACCATCATGCAAGAGTCAGGGTTCAAGCCCGAATACATCTGCAGCAGCTGGGACAACGTGTCCCAAAAGCTCTTCATCGATTTCTGGAACAAGGAATTTTACCCCGAAATCAAGATTGCGCAACAGCCAGAGGAGATTGCCGAGTTGGTAGAGAGGGTTATACTCACTGAGAACCCACACCTCCGTTACCAGACAAGCGCCCTGCAGACAGAGAAGGTTGCTGCCAAAATGGTGGACCCAACGGGAGACACCGGTCTTAAAGAACGCCAGACTTTTAAATAA
- the LOC117304012 gene encoding retinol dehydrogenase 8-like — MAPSVVMITGCSTGIGRATAVHLAKKCNGDFKVYATVVDLSETADLETAAGDSLNKTLFIRELDVTKEATISAAVDEILRENGRIDVLFNNAGISQFDDHFLQQDVDDDDDDFAKPRAMMNINFWGAVRVMKAVLPTMKKQKSGRILNMSSLTGVIGSPFLSLYSASKFALEGFSESSALVLRKAYNIRVSLLEPGCVETAPLINVASSPLSVSGAWDDVTQEMFQGFITTIENSIKQEPEEIARLVEEIIRSDNPHLRYQSDDLVKGYVELKVVDSTGDSIFEADTGMFK; from the exons ATGGCACCGAGTGTTGTAATGATAACTGGCTGTTCGACCGGGATAGGGCGTGCGACGGCTGTGCATCTAGCAAAGAAATGCAACGGCGATTTCAAG GTTTACGCCACCGTGGTTGATCTTTCTGAAACGGCAGATCTGGAAACAGCCGCCGGGGACTCACTCAATAAAACTCTGTTCATCCGGGAACTCGACGTCACAAAGGAAGCAACTATCTCGGCGGCGGTTGACGAGATTTTACGAGAAAATGGGAGGATTGATGTCCTGT TCAACAATGCAGGAATCTCGCAGTTTGACGATCATTTCCTACAGCAAGAtgtcgatgatgatgatgatgactttGCAAAACCTCGAGCCATGATGAACATCAATTTTTGGGGTGCTGTCCGAGTCATGAAAGCAGTACTTCCAACCATGAAGAAACAGAAATCTGGGCGTATTCTCAACATGTCCAGTTTAACAGGAGTAATTG GATCACCTTTTTTGTCTCTGTACTCGGCATCCAAGTTTGCCCTAGAAGGATTTTCCGAGAGTTCTGCACTAGTTCTTCGAAAAGCCTACAATATCAG AGTTAGCTTGTTAGAACCGGGTTGCGTTGAAACTGCCCCACTTATTAACGTGGCGAGTTCACCCTTGTCTGTTTCTGGAGCTTGGGATGACGTCACGCAAGAGATGTTCCAAGGCTTCATCACTACCATTGAGAATTCCATTAAGCAGGAGCCAGAGGAGATTGCCCGCTTGGTTGAAGAGATCATCCGGAGCGATAATCCACATCTTCGCTACCAAAGTGATGATCTTGTTAAAGGTTATGTGGAGTTGAAAGTGGTTGACAGCACGGGGGATTCCATATTTGAAGCAGACACTGGAATGTTTAAatga